Proteins co-encoded in one Halomicroarcula saliterrae genomic window:
- a CDS encoding DUF63 family protein encodes MSTVTRRVGSALPATGTREWWVLYLLAPVVLVGAALLAFPTLVYDRFVWQYLWGPVVADAAGQPVTHEGIRAVRGYNAVNTVTYLAAVVYSLPGLRAYLDALDVTYDARLAYGFAPIIVAGGAMRALEDIGLLGDYAVLFITPSIYFVVTAVTVLSLGVGALARNRNIGSIPSTVGLVGTVWAIGAVGWALWHGLSTSAPLRLWVPVATTGIALGVTALYYWGASVVDVAHLRHPLFLLAVFGQLWDGAQNLIGVTFLGYSPKLVVTNLVYQATGFSGSTFVLKLLVTGGIVWYLADAKAEMNHTWWWLMTFFIGAIGLPMGVRGSLRMMLGV; translated from the coding sequence GTGAGCACCGTCACTCGCCGCGTCGGATCCGCCCTCCCCGCCACTGGAACTCGGGAGTGGTGGGTCCTGTATCTGCTCGCCCCGGTCGTCCTCGTCGGTGCAGCACTCCTCGCATTCCCGACGCTCGTCTACGACCGATTCGTCTGGCAGTATCTCTGGGGTCCGGTCGTCGCCGACGCTGCCGGCCAGCCGGTCACGCACGAGGGAATACGGGCCGTCCGCGGATACAACGCCGTGAACACGGTGACGTACCTCGCGGCCGTCGTGTACAGTCTCCCCGGCCTCCGAGCGTATCTCGACGCGCTGGACGTCACGTACGACGCTCGACTCGCGTACGGGTTCGCACCGATCATCGTCGCCGGCGGCGCGATGCGTGCGCTCGAGGATATCGGCCTGCTCGGTGACTACGCCGTGCTGTTCATCACGCCGTCGATCTACTTCGTCGTCACCGCCGTCACCGTCCTCTCACTCGGCGTCGGCGCACTCGCGCGTAACCGGAATATCGGGTCCATCCCGTCGACGGTCGGTCTCGTTGGAACGGTCTGGGCGATCGGTGCCGTCGGGTGGGCGCTCTGGCACGGGCTCTCGACGTCGGCTCCTCTCCGCCTGTGGGTGCCGGTCGCGACGACGGGGATCGCCCTCGGCGTGACCGCGCTCTACTACTGGGGAGCGAGCGTCGTTGATGTCGCACACCTTCGACACCCGTTGTTCCTGCTGGCCGTCTTCGGGCAGCTGTGGGATGGGGCGCAGAATCTCATCGGCGTCACGTTTCTCGGCTATTCACCCAAGCTGGTCGTGACGAATCTCGTGTACCAGGCGACCGGATTCTCGGGGTCGACGTTCGTCCTCAAACTCCTCGTGACTGGCGGTATCGTGTGGTACCTCGCGGACGCGAAAGCCGAAATGAACCACACTTGGTGGTGGCTCATGACGTTCTTCATCGGGGCAATTGGGCTCCCGATGGGCGTCCGTGGATCGCTTCGGATGATGCTCGGAGTCTGA
- a CDS encoding DUF1405 domain-containing protein, with protein MTSAPTATTNRLPSYLAPLPRRVEDFALRYAWVIVAINLAGTAFGFWYYRFQLAQTPIVMWPFVPDSPAATLFVALSLAAWKLDYDVEWLHMLAFFGNIKLGLWTPFVQLVLNGPGGIEPWLYWFLIVSHLAMSLQSFLIYRYAEFTVGAVAVTTVWYGLNDIVDYFAPLVGEFHHTFLRAELVNGALDHSVRAHDLAAAAAVTLTLAAAFLALATRVKKLETTEESSARGVRR; from the coding sequence ATGACATCCGCACCTACAGCGACCACGAATCGACTGCCCAGCTACCTTGCCCCACTCCCCCGGCGCGTCGAGGACTTCGCACTTCGGTACGCGTGGGTCATCGTCGCGATAAATCTGGCCGGGACTGCGTTCGGGTTCTGGTACTACCGCTTCCAGCTGGCCCAAACCCCGATAGTGATGTGGCCGTTCGTCCCCGACAGCCCCGCCGCGACGCTGTTCGTCGCGCTCAGTCTCGCCGCGTGGAAACTGGATTACGACGTCGAGTGGCTCCATATGCTCGCCTTCTTCGGCAACATCAAACTCGGTCTCTGGACGCCGTTCGTCCAGCTGGTTCTCAACGGACCGGGCGGTATCGAACCCTGGCTCTACTGGTTCCTCATCGTAAGCCATCTCGCGATGAGCCTCCAGTCGTTCCTGATCTATCGCTACGCCGAGTTCACGGTCGGTGCGGTCGCCGTCACCACCGTCTGGTACGGCCTCAACGACATCGTGGACTACTTCGCGCCGCTCGTCGGGGAGTTTCACCACACGTTCCTGCGGGCCGAACTCGTCAACGGCGCACTCGATCACTCGGTGCGAGCGCACGACCTCGCAGCGGCCGCGGCCGTGACGCTGACGCTCGCCGCGGCGTTTCTCGCACTAGCGACACGGGTGAAGAAGCTCGAAACAACTGAGGAGTCCTCCGCACGAGGGGTGCGCCGATGA
- a CDS encoding DUF7123 family protein, which translates to MSSISRRTVHAYLVETADTEPTYLRARDIASDLDGSPKAVAQYLSQLQDDLTDVSLEQWGRSKSTTWRLEVSES; encoded by the coding sequence ATGTCCTCTATTTCCCGCCGCACGGTGCACGCGTACCTCGTCGAGACGGCCGATACTGAGCCCACGTACCTTCGGGCTCGGGATATCGCCAGCGACCTCGACGGATCGCCGAAAGCCGTCGCACAGTATCTGAGCCAGCTCCAGGACGACCTCACCGACGTGTCGCTCGAACAGTGGGGACGCTCGAAAAGCACGACGTGGCGACTGGAGGTGAGCGAGTCGTGA